The following coding sequences are from one Rutidosis leptorrhynchoides isolate AG116_Rl617_1_P2 chromosome 11, CSIRO_AGI_Rlap_v1, whole genome shotgun sequence window:
- the LOC139877573 gene encoding uncharacterized protein isoform X1, translating into MLMDREVIRNEALLLLTYLTREAEEILKILVFEGAFEKFFSIIKEEGGSECGVVVQDCLELLNNLLRNNSSNQFTWKHNVKLFVKRYCGNGMLYFILDTVGYPCIMMVMVMVILILMLVVLLLVYKFICKVICHKI; encoded by the exons ATGCTTATGGACCGAGAG GTTATAAGAAATGAAGCCTTGTTACTTCTCACCTACCTAACTCGAGAGGCAGAG GAAATACTAAAAATTCTGGTCTTTGAGGGTGCTTTTGAGAagttttttagtattattaaagaaGAGGGAGGTTCTGAATGTGGTGTTGTTGTGCAG GACTGTCTTGAATTATTAAATAATCTTCTTCGCAACAATTCTTCTAATCAG TTCACTTGGAAACATAACGTGAAGCTATTTGTGAAAAGGTACTGTGGAAATGGCATGCTTTACTTTATTTTGGATACAGTCGGTTACCCCTGCAtcatgatggtgatggtgatggtgatcttGATCTTGATGTTGGTGGTGCTGCTTTTAGTTTACAAGTTCATTTGTAAAGTAATTTGCCACAAAATATAA
- the LOC139877573 gene encoding golgin candidate 6-like isoform X2 produces the protein MLMDREVIRNEALLLLTYLTREAEEILKILVFEGAFEKFFSIIKEEGGSECGVVVQDCLELLNNLLRNNSSNQVLWKWHALLYFGYSRLPLHHDGDGDGDLDLDVGGAAFSLQVHL, from the exons ATGCTTATGGACCGAGAG GTTATAAGAAATGAAGCCTTGTTACTTCTCACCTACCTAACTCGAGAGGCAGAG GAAATACTAAAAATTCTGGTCTTTGAGGGTGCTTTTGAGAagttttttagtattattaaagaaGAGGGAGGTTCTGAATGTGGTGTTGTTGTGCAG GACTGTCTTGAATTATTAAATAATCTTCTTCGCAACAATTCTTCTAATCAG GTACTGTGGAAATGGCATGCTTTACTTTATTTTGGATACAGTCGGTTACCCCTGCAtcatgatggtgatggtgatggtgatcttGATCTTGATGTTGGTGGTGCTGCTTTTAGTTTACAAGTTCATTTGTAA